The proteins below are encoded in one region of Ricinus communis isolate WT05 ecotype wild-type chromosome 6, ASM1957865v1, whole genome shotgun sequence:
- the LOC8283400 gene encoding ethylene-responsive transcription factor WRI1 isoform X1, whose product MKRSPTSPCSSSSSSSYSSSSASSSCVGPDDTPVAPGSHHHHDHHQLRSQKSSKRIRKVKKKQQNHNIDQNNTNTTITAPTSARRSSIYRGVTRHRWTGRFEAHLWDKSSWNNIQNKKGRQGAYDNEEAAAHTYDLAALKYWGPETTLNFPIETYPKELEEMQKMSKEEYLASLRRQSSGFSRGVSKYRGVARHHHNGRWEARIGRVFGNKYLYLGTYNTQEEAAAAYDMAAIEYRGANAVTNFDISNYIDRLKKKGILLDQILPDQPLRKCSSESEEAEAEAEVERLPSLPSSILPQEQDTISPQLQCTQLLPSMDSCTMINMDPIEDNELTWSFCLDSGLTLFSVPELPLENACELPDLFDDTGFEDNIDLIFDGCCFGNDDDGGGGANHQEFMVESRGCRVGEVGISGSMEEENGKEMCCSSSSPSCSTTTSVSCCNYSV is encoded by the exons atGAAGAGGTCTCCTACTTCCCCGtgctcttcttcttcatcatcttcatatTCATCTTCTTCAGCTTCATCTTCTTGTGTCGGTCCTGATGATACTCCTGTCGCTCCTGGTagtcatcatcatcatgaTCACCACCAATTACGATCGCAGAAATCATCCAAACGCAttagaaaagttaaaaaaaagcAGCAGAACCATAATATTGATCAGAATAATACTAACACCACTATTACTGCTCCTACCTCTGCCAGAAGAAGCTCCATTTACAGAGGAGTCACCCG GCATAGATGGACGGGAAGGTTTGAGGCACACCTTTGGGATAAGAGTTCATGGAATAACATTCAAAACAAGAAGGGAAGACAAG GGGCCTATGATAATGAAGAAGCAGCTGCTCATACTTATGACCTTGCTGCCCTTAAGTACTGGGGACCAGAGACAACCTTGAATTTCCCC ATAGAAACATATCCTAAAGAGCTTGAAGAGATGCAAAAGATGAGCAAGGAAGAGTACTTGGCATCTCTTCGACGCCAAAGCAGTGGGTTTTCCAGAGGAGTTTCTAAGTACCGTGGGGTTGCTAg GCATCACCACAATGGTCGATGGGAGGCACGAATCGGACGAGTTTTTGGCAACAAGTATCTCTACCTTGGCACTTATA ACACACAAGAGGAGGCAGCAGCAGCATATGATATGGCAGCAATTGAGTACAGAGGAGCAAATGCTGTGACCAATTTTGATATCAGCAATTACATAGACCgcttgaagaagaaaggcaTCCTTTTAGACCAGATACTCCCTGATCAACCACTTAGAAAATGCTCTAGCGAATCTGAAGAAGCAGAAGCAGAAGCAGAAGTTGAACGACTGCCGTCACTGCCCTCATCGATATTACCACAAGAACAGGACACAATCTCACCACAACTTCAATGCACACAGCTCCTTCCATCCATGGACTCTTGCACAATGATTAATATGGACCCTATCGAAGATAATGAGCTCACCTGGAGTTTTTGCTTGGATTCTGGGCTGACCCTTTTCTCAGTACCCGAGCTCCCCCTCGAAAATGCTTGCGAGCTACCGGACTTGTTCGATGACACAGGCTTTGAAGACAATATAGACTTGATATTTGATGGGTGTTGCTTTGGAAATGATGATGACGGTGGTGGTGGTGCCAACCACCAGGAATTTATGGTGGAAAGTAGAGGATGTAGGGTAGGGGAGGTTGGGATTTCAGGGAGCATGGAGGAGGAAAACGGGAAGGAGATGTGTTGCAGTTCAAGTTCGCCATCTTGTTCAACAACCACCTCGGTTTCTTGTTGTAACTATTCTGTTTGA
- the LOC8283400 gene encoding ethylene-responsive transcription factor WRI1 codes for MKRSPTSPCSSSSSSSYSSSSASSSCVGPDDTPVAPGSHHHHDHHQLRSQKSSKRIRKVKKKQQNHNIDQNNTNTTITAPTSARRSSIYRGVTRHRWTGRFEAHLWDKSSWNNIQNKKGRQVYLGAYDNEEAAAHTYDLAALKYWGPETTLNFPIETYPKELEEMQKMSKEEYLASLRRQSSGFSRGVSKYRGVARHHHNGRWEARIGRVFGNKYLYLGTYNTQEEAAAAYDMAAIEYRGANAVTNFDISNYIDRLKKKGILLDQILPDQPLRKCSSESEEAEAEAEVERLPSLPSSILPQEQDTISPQLQCTQLLPSMDSCTMINMDPIEDNELTWSFCLDSGLTLFSVPELPLENACELPDLFDDTGFEDNIDLIFDGCCFGNDDDGGGGANHQEFMVESRGCRVGEVGISGSMEEENGKEMCCSSSSPSCSTTTSVSCCNYSV; via the exons atGAAGAGGTCTCCTACTTCCCCGtgctcttcttcttcatcatcttcatatTCATCTTCTTCAGCTTCATCTTCTTGTGTCGGTCCTGATGATACTCCTGTCGCTCCTGGTagtcatcatcatcatgaTCACCACCAATTACGATCGCAGAAATCATCCAAACGCAttagaaaagttaaaaaaaagcAGCAGAACCATAATATTGATCAGAATAATACTAACACCACTATTACTGCTCCTACCTCTGCCAGAAGAAGCTCCATTTACAGAGGAGTCACCCG GCATAGATGGACGGGAAGGTTTGAGGCACACCTTTGGGATAAGAGTTCATGGAATAACATTCAAAACAAGAAGGGAAGACAAG TTTATTTGG GGGCCTATGATAATGAAGAAGCAGCTGCTCATACTTATGACCTTGCTGCCCTTAAGTACTGGGGACCAGAGACAACCTTGAATTTCCCC ATAGAAACATATCCTAAAGAGCTTGAAGAGATGCAAAAGATGAGCAAGGAAGAGTACTTGGCATCTCTTCGACGCCAAAGCAGTGGGTTTTCCAGAGGAGTTTCTAAGTACCGTGGGGTTGCTAg GCATCACCACAATGGTCGATGGGAGGCACGAATCGGACGAGTTTTTGGCAACAAGTATCTCTACCTTGGCACTTATA ACACACAAGAGGAGGCAGCAGCAGCATATGATATGGCAGCAATTGAGTACAGAGGAGCAAATGCTGTGACCAATTTTGATATCAGCAATTACATAGACCgcttgaagaagaaaggcaTCCTTTTAGACCAGATACTCCCTGATCAACCACTTAGAAAATGCTCTAGCGAATCTGAAGAAGCAGAAGCAGAAGCAGAAGTTGAACGACTGCCGTCACTGCCCTCATCGATATTACCACAAGAACAGGACACAATCTCACCACAACTTCAATGCACACAGCTCCTTCCATCCATGGACTCTTGCACAATGATTAATATGGACCCTATCGAAGATAATGAGCTCACCTGGAGTTTTTGCTTGGATTCTGGGCTGACCCTTTTCTCAGTACCCGAGCTCCCCCTCGAAAATGCTTGCGAGCTACCGGACTTGTTCGATGACACAGGCTTTGAAGACAATATAGACTTGATATTTGATGGGTGTTGCTTTGGAAATGATGATGACGGTGGTGGTGGTGCCAACCACCAGGAATTTATGGTGGAAAGTAGAGGATGTAGGGTAGGGGAGGTTGGGATTTCAGGGAGCATGGAGGAGGAAAACGGGAAGGAGATGTGTTGCAGTTCAAGTTCGCCATCTTGTTCAACAACCACCTCGGTTTCTTGTTGTAACTATTCTGTTTGA